Proteins encoded within one genomic window of Aquarana catesbeiana isolate 2022-GZ linkage group LG03, ASM4218655v1, whole genome shotgun sequence:
- the LOC141133670 gene encoding E3 ubiquitin-protein ligase Midline-1-like, whose protein sequence is MASANLRADLECSVCLNIYTDPVMLRCGHNFCRLCIDRVLDTQEGSGGYSCPECREKFQDRPALHRNITLRNIVENFLSAQPDQEESGVFCTYCVDYPVPAVRSCLLCEVSLCDKHLRAHKKSPEHVLCDPTLSMENRKCSIHKKILEYYCTEDETCICVSCTLAGEHRGHQVEMLDEASEKKKETLGNVLQKLLIKREEMEERVQSLQEHRRKVEEEASGDTERVTALFRDVRRRLEDLEKRILREISGRAERISVSIRDLEIKKEELSRKIRHIEELCNMTDPLTVLQESDTGDLCDTEDGDNEDRERHEKLLHDGGGLDVDGISHTLHTLSDIITEVNVSFYIQGAADILLDVNTANNYLHISDDRKTVSRLDRKQNRPETPERFQNYSQVLSSRSFSSGRHYWEVDVGGSDWWGVGMCYPSIERGLGLQSAIGYNNKSWGLYRRGDQYVERHDSKEIPFPSNISSNRVRIYLDYEVGRISFYDLCDPIRHLHTFTTTFTEPLHAGICVWRGCIKICGGE, encoded by the coding sequence atggcgtctgctaacCTGAGAGCTGacctggaatgttccgtctgtctgaacatttatacagatcctgtaatgctgagatgtggacacaacttctgtcggctctgtattgatcgtgtgctggatacacaggaggggtctggaggatattcctgtcctgaatgcagagagaagtttcaggatcggcctgcactgcacaggaacataacactacgtaatatagtggagaatttcctgtctgctcagccagatcaggaggagtccggggtcttctgtacttactgtgtggactatcctgtacctgctgttagatcctgtctgctctgtgaggtttctctgtgtgataaacacctgagagcccacaaaaagtccccagaacacgtcttatgtgaccccaccttgtccatggagaacaggaaatgttccatccataagaagatcctggagtattactgcactgaggatgagacctgtatctgtgtgtcctgtactctggctggagaacatcgaggacaccaggtggagatgctggatgaggcttctgagaagaagaaggagacactgggGAATGTTCTTCAGAAACTTCTGataaagagagaggagatggaggaaagagtccagagtctgcaggaacacaggaggaaagtagaagaagaagcatctggtgacaccgagagagtcactgctCTGTTTAGAGAtgtcaggagacgtctggaagacctggagaagagaatcctgagggaaatctccgggagggcagagcggatctccgtctccatccgggatctggaaataaagaaggaggagctgtccaggaagatacgtcacattgaggagctgtgtaacatgacggatccactgactgtcttacaggaatcagacacaggtgacttgtgtgatactgaggatggagataatgaggacagagagagacatgagaagctcctccatgatggagggggtctggatgtggatgggatatcacacacattacacacattatctgatataataacagaggtaaatgtatccttctatatacagggagctgcagacatattactggatgtaaacacagctaaTAATTAtctccatatatcagatgacaggaaaactgtatccaggttagatagaaaacagaatcgtccagaaacaccagagagatttcagaaTTATTCTCAGGTAttgagcagtcggagtttctcctcagggagacattactgggaagtggatgttggGGGATCAGATTGGTGgggagtcgggatgtgttaccccagtatagaaaGGGGACTGGGATTGCAGTCAGCGATTGGATATAATAACAAGTCCTGGGGATTGTACAGGAGAGGTGATCAGTATGTGGAGAGACATGACAGTAAAGAGATCCCCTTTCCCTCcaatatctccagtaacagagtcaggatatatctggattatgaggtcggacggatctccttttatgatctgtgtgacccgatccgacatctccacaccttcaccaccaccttcactgagcccctccatgctgggatatGTGTATGGAGAGGATGTATAAAGATCTGTGGGGGGGAATAG